A region from the Diadema setosum chromosome 13, eeDiaSeto1, whole genome shotgun sequence genome encodes:
- the LOC140237317 gene encoding uncharacterized protein gives MEASEFKNVIGDILDILHSCDLRNLEVSECDVCCNVINENESKVPCEDCGKQFHVMCTGTISEAKLCNARLIWICSACGSNNIAHRIFDKIGIPYHFNRYELLEDLGDEDFGIDVSHSSCKNNQRRKPTKRLKKRYVKRKDKLGISKMTNVCVQKRADCERNESDSTFRTNLTESQFQPLETAVDDGWTTVKSRKTKMTTSQTMTDNPKTKTINKSSVRSVNGVPLQPGVTYIGKAMKAYYLEKQKRAKTSKGKKSKVERRQKEPGKVVKRNVNANLGTERDDSLQVYTESVLNVYSKCVQSPHVMAKYTEQIYAKTQRSWADVAKSTPSMTNECFVRNGDQTTCAFVPSTDIEKDIWNVKRLYGGGNARQPRKKGRFTKINRQSVLPVQNADSQKS, from the exons ATGGAAGCAAGtgaattcaagaatgttattgGTGATATCCTAGATATCCTCCATAGTTGTGACTTGAGAAATCTAGAGGTCAGTGAATGTGATGTATGTTGCAATGtgatcaatgaaaatgaaagcaaagtACCATGTGAGGATTGTGGCAAGCAGTTTCATGTGATGTGTACAGGAACCATTTCTGAGGCTAAACTGTGTAATGCAAGGCTGATTTGGATATGCTCAGCATGTGGAAGCAATAATATTGCTCATCGCATCTTTGACAAAATTGGCATTCCCTATCATTTCAATAGATATGAGCTTCTCGAAGACCTTGGTGATGAAGATTTTGGTATTGATGTTTCACATTCATCATGCAAGAACAACCAGAGAAGGAAACCAACCAAGAGACTGAAAAAGAGGTATGTGAAAAGAAAGGACAAACTTGGAATTTCAAAAAtgacaaatgtgtgtgtgcagaaaagAGCAGATTGTGAGAGAAATGAATCGGATTCGACATTCAGGACAAATCTGACCGAGAGCCAATTTCAGCCATTAGAAACTGCAGTTGATGATGGTTGGACAACTGTGAAATcgaggaaaacaaaaatgacaacatctcaAACAATGACTGACAATCCCAAGACCAAGACCATTAACAAGAGCTCAGTGAGATCAGTAAATGGTGTGCCTCTCCAACCTGGTGTGACCTACATTGGCAAAGCAATGAAAGCCTACTatcttgaaaaacagaaaagagcCAAGACCAGCAAAGGCAAGAAATCAAAAGTAGAAAGAAGGCAAAAAGAACCTGGTAAAGTTGTGAAGCGAAATGTGAATGCAAACTTGGGCACAGAACGAGATGATAGTCTGCAGGTATATACTGAATCTGTATTGAATGTATATTCGAAGTGTGTTCAGTCACCTCATGTTATGGCAAAATACACTGAGCAAATCTATGCAAAAACACAGAGAAGTTGGGCTGATGTGGCTAAAAGCACTCCGAGTATGACTAATGAATGTTTCGTACGGAATGGTGATCAGACTACATGTGCCTTTGTCCCTTCCACAGACATTGAAAAAGACATTTGGAATGTGAAGAGGCTCTATGGAGGTGGGAATGCACGGCAACCAAGAAAAAAAGGTCGTTTCACGAAGATCAACAGACAAAGTGTGCTACCAGTACAAAATGCTGACTCACAG AAGTCATGA